A single Streptomyces mirabilis DNA region contains:
- a CDS encoding serine/threonine-protein kinase, translating into MAGETPDQGESRIIGGRYRLLRTLGAGGMGRVWLAYDAELACEVSMKEITLPDVPMGAAEHGQRVARARSEARHAARLRGHPHVATVHDVVVHEGLPWIVMEYVPDAVDLQAVVRQSGPLPPARAARIGLAVLDALSAGHRIGILHRDVKPANILLAPDSSGDPYARVLLTDYGIALQPESREPRLTATAGILGTPGYLAPERARGEPPTPAADLFSLGATLYAAVEGRGPFDRPGQFATLTALLGEEPTPPVRAGELTSVLHGLLVKDPLRRSSPEAVARGLERVVQAAAGGVFGPPSGYPAGLPSGYVAGASPGYADGAPPGFLAGAPPGYVTGSPPGTPQHPGAPQIPGVPQTPGVPQIPGVSQTAGVPQTSGAPPTPHNPKTPSTPHNPNTPHTPPGGPATPGGPLGPACGAPPPYGPWRPSTPSGAYEWNPYAGTGAPTQSTVGPPRPPARRKRPLLPVVALVVGVLLVVVGGTWAAVSLTGGEGGTKGTTAKKRPTGSPPSGPTGLVYPYGEQVGLTKPLQAGDCVKAVWSGPTFKSALNLGVVNCAKDWPDGQVVAVDTADDYADALAHGAQRCTSQSTATADALPDAGVYAVVPTKDGFGAAKGGTACLVLGRHVAIGGEVGRFRDAGVNLWPTQMGAGDCWNYAEKDKSFDAHLADCGEPHTDQVIGTAQAAAGMDYKKALAQGGKLCTNKFASSWAPDTEHTVSGWLASEEEWNQGFSKVVCTVRRVDGTRTSERISGPATV; encoded by the coding sequence ATGGCGGGGGAGACGCCGGATCAGGGCGAGAGCAGGATCATCGGCGGCCGGTACCGGCTGCTGCGGACGCTCGGCGCGGGCGGCATGGGCAGGGTGTGGCTCGCGTACGACGCGGAGTTGGCCTGCGAGGTCTCCATGAAGGAGATCACGCTGCCGGACGTGCCGATGGGTGCGGCGGAGCATGGGCAGCGCGTCGCCCGGGCGCGCAGTGAGGCCCGGCACGCGGCGCGGCTGCGCGGGCATCCCCATGTGGCCACCGTGCACGACGTGGTGGTGCACGAGGGACTGCCATGGATCGTCATGGAGTACGTGCCGGACGCGGTCGATCTGCAGGCGGTCGTAAGGCAGTCGGGACCGCTGCCGCCCGCCCGGGCCGCCCGGATCGGGCTGGCCGTCCTCGACGCGCTCTCCGCGGGGCATCGGATCGGGATCCTCCACAGGGATGTGAAACCAGCCAACATCCTTCTGGCGCCCGACTCTTCGGGCGATCCCTACGCGCGCGTACTGCTCACCGACTACGGGATCGCGCTCCAGCCCGAGTCCCGCGAGCCCCGGCTCACCGCCACCGCCGGCATCCTCGGCACGCCCGGCTATCTCGCCCCCGAGCGCGCCCGCGGCGAGCCGCCCACCCCGGCCGCGGACCTCTTCTCCCTCGGCGCCACGTTGTACGCCGCCGTCGAGGGCCGCGGCCCCTTCGACCGGCCGGGTCAGTTCGCGACCTTGACGGCCCTGCTCGGTGAGGAGCCCACCCCGCCCGTCCGCGCCGGTGAACTGACCTCCGTGCTGCACGGACTGCTCGTCAAGGACCCATTGCGGCGGTCGTCGCCGGAGGCGGTCGCGCGGGGGCTTGAGCGGGTGGTGCAGGCGGCGGCGGGTGGGGTGTTCGGGCCACCGTCGGGGTATCCCGCGGGGCTACCGTCGGGGTACGTCGCGGGGGCGTCGCCCGGGTATGCCGACGGGGCACCGCCCGGGTTCCTCGCCGGGGCGCCACCCGGGTATGTCACGGGCTCGCCTCCGGGAACCCCGCAGCACCCGGGTGCCCCGCAGATCCCCGGCGTTCCGCAGACTCCAGGCGTCCCGCAGATCCCCGGTGTCTCGCAGACTGCAGGCGTCCCGCAGACCTCAGGCGCGCCGCCGACCCCGCACAACCCGAAGACCCCCAGCACCCCGCACAACCCCAACACCCCGCACACTCCACCCGGCGGCCCGGCCACCCCCGGTGGCCCGCTCGGACCGGCCTGCGGTGCCCCGCCGCCGTACGGCCCTTGGCGCCCGTCCACTCCCAGTGGCGCGTACGAGTGGAATCCGTACGCCGGGACCGGCGCGCCCACCCAATCCACGGTCGGCCCGCCCCGACCGCCCGCGCGCCGCAAGAGGCCCCTGCTCCCCGTCGTCGCCCTCGTCGTGGGCGTCCTCCTGGTGGTCGTCGGCGGCACCTGGGCCGCCGTCTCACTCACCGGTGGCGAGGGGGGCACGAAGGGTACGACCGCGAAGAAGCGCCCCACAGGGAGTCCGCCGTCGGGACCGACGGGGCTGGTGTATCCGTACGGCGAACAGGTGGGCCTCACCAAGCCGTTGCAGGCCGGGGACTGTGTGAAGGCGGTCTGGTCGGGGCCCACCTTCAAGTCGGCGCTCAACCTGGGCGTCGTGAACTGCGCCAAGGACTGGCCGGACGGCCAGGTCGTGGCCGTCGACACGGCCGACGACTACGCCGACGCCCTCGCCCATGGCGCGCAGCGCTGCACCAGCCAGAGCACGGCGACGGCCGACGCCCTGCCCGACGCGGGTGTCTACGCCGTCGTACCGACGAAGGACGGGTTCGGCGCGGCCAAGGGCGGAACGGCATGTCTCGTGCTCGGACGGCATGTCGCGATAGGCGGCGAGGTGGGGCGGTTCCGGGACGCGGGCGTGAATCTGTGGCCCACTCAGATGGGCGCCGGGGACTGCTGGAACTACGCGGAGAAGGACAAGAGCTTCGATGCTCACCTGGCGGACTGCGGCGAGCCGCATACCGACCAGGTGATCGGCACCGCGCAGGCCGCGGCGGGCATGGACTACAAGAAGGCCCTCGCCCAGGGAGGCAAGCTCTGTACCAACAAGTTCGCGTCGAGTTGGGCGCCCGACACGGAGCACACCGTCTCCGGTTGGCTGGCCAGTGAGGAGGAGTGGAATCAAGGTTTCAGCAAAGTCGTGTGCACCGTGAGACGGGTCGACGGCACGCGGAC
- a CDS encoding DUF7059 domain-containing protein, with the protein MGDVSHTSLSPLPSSDRVDVAARLRDALLGASFTADGLLDLLGAPAYAALARSETVPALRATRGDAPLETLVRLFLLQQPVPHARVADVLPVEDCLASGWLTRAGADEIAATVDIRPYGGPGGEDWFIVSDLGCAVGGAGGIGSREEGVVLGVGGASTTLAGITVRTPVSSALDLGTGSGIQALHAAQHATRVTATDLNPRALHITALTLAISGAPAADLREGSLFEPIADDETYDLIVSNPPFVISPGARLTYRDGGMGGDDLCRTLVQQAGDRLSDGGYAQFLANWQHVEGEEWQDRLRSWVPRGCDAWIVQREVQDVTQYAELWLRDAGDHRDDPAEYQARYDAWLDEFEARKVKAVGFGWITLRRTAAAEPSITVEEWPHSIEQPLGETVRAHFDRVDYLRASDDAALLAGHFRLVAEVVQEQVGLPGAEDPEHVVLRQHRGMRRATKVDTVGAGFAGVCDGTLSAGRILDAIAQLVGEDPVLLRDRTPAQIRLLVEQGFLEPAE; encoded by the coding sequence ATGGGGGACGTGAGTCACACCAGCCTGTCACCGTTGCCCTCGTCCGACCGCGTCGACGTCGCCGCTCGGCTGCGGGACGCCCTGCTCGGCGCCTCCTTCACCGCCGACGGCCTGCTCGACCTGCTCGGCGCCCCCGCGTACGCGGCGCTGGCGCGCAGCGAGACCGTGCCCGCGCTCCGGGCGACCCGCGGGGACGCACCGCTGGAGACGCTCGTACGACTGTTCCTGCTCCAGCAGCCCGTGCCGCACGCGCGCGTGGCGGACGTGCTGCCGGTGGAGGACTGCCTGGCGAGCGGCTGGCTGACCCGGGCGGGCGCGGACGAGATCGCCGCGACCGTGGACATCCGGCCGTACGGCGGGCCCGGCGGCGAGGACTGGTTCATCGTGTCCGACCTGGGGTGTGCCGTCGGCGGCGCGGGCGGCATCGGCAGCCGCGAGGAGGGCGTCGTCCTCGGTGTGGGCGGCGCGTCCACGACCCTGGCCGGCATCACCGTCCGTACGCCCGTCTCCTCCGCGCTCGACCTCGGCACCGGCTCCGGGATCCAGGCCCTGCACGCCGCGCAGCACGCCACGCGCGTGACCGCGACCGACCTCAACCCGCGCGCTCTGCACATCACCGCGCTCACTCTGGCGATCTCCGGTGCCCCGGCGGCCGATCTGCGTGAGGGCTCCCTCTTCGAACCGATCGCGGACGACGAGACGTACGACCTGATCGTCTCGAACCCGCCCTTCGTGATCTCGCCCGGCGCCCGGCTCACCTACCGCGACGGCGGGATGGGCGGGGACGATCTGTGCCGCACGCTCGTTCAGCAGGCGGGAGACCGGCTCAGCGACGGGGGGTACGCGCAGTTCCTGGCCAACTGGCAGCACGTGGAGGGCGAGGAGTGGCAGGACCGGCTGCGCTCCTGGGTGCCGCGCGGCTGTGACGCCTGGATCGTGCAGCGCGAGGTGCAGGACGTCACGCAGTACGCGGAGTTGTGGCTGCGCGACGCGGGCGACCACCGCGACGACCCCGCCGAGTACCAGGCGCGGTACGACGCCTGGCTGGACGAGTTCGAGGCCCGCAAGGTCAAGGCCGTCGGCTTCGGATGGATCACGCTGCGCAGAACGGCGGCCGCCGAGCCGTCCATCACGGTCGAGGAGTGGCCGCACTCCATCGAGCAGCCGCTCGGCGAGACCGTGCGCGCGCACTTCGACCGCGTCGACTACCTGCGGGCGAGCGACGACGCGGCCCTGCTCGCCGGGCACTTCAGGCTCGTGGCCGAGGTCGTCCAGGAGCAGGTCGGGCTGCCCGGCGCCGAGGACCCGGAGCACGTGGTGCTGCGCCAGCACCGCGGGATGCGTCGGGCCACCAAGGTGGACACGGTCGGCGCGGGCTTCGCGGGCGTGTGCGACGGCACGCTGAGCGCCGGGCGGATCCTGGACGCCATCGCCCAATTGGTCGGCGAGGACCCGGTGTTGCTGCGTGACCGGACGCCCGCGCAGATCCGGCTGCTGGTGGAGCAGGGGTTCCTCGAGCCCGCGGAGTGA
- a CDS encoding small secreted protein: MNKKLTAALSGGAVLVLALSACSSGSSSKDDKLDPWAKQVCDAVQPQVQKIAAANTAIQKETTDQSAPADVQKADSKGFQDISDAYKAMAAAIEKAGPPDVDSGKTKQENAVKELNALSASYADLGKQSDALNTKDQAKFADGLDGVAKQLEKLSKTGTDALKELEAGDVGKAMAKQVSCKSASASASPATTQG, encoded by the coding sequence GTGAACAAGAAGCTCACGGCCGCACTGTCCGGCGGTGCGGTACTGGTGCTGGCGCTGTCGGCATGCAGCAGCGGTAGTAGTAGCAAGGACGACAAGCTGGACCCCTGGGCCAAGCAGGTCTGTGACGCGGTGCAGCCGCAGGTCCAGAAGATCGCGGCCGCCAACACCGCGATCCAGAAGGAGACCACGGACCAGAGCGCACCGGCGGACGTGCAGAAGGCCGACTCCAAGGGCTTCCAGGACATCTCCGACGCCTACAAGGCGATGGCGGCCGCCATCGAGAAGGCCGGCCCGCCGGACGTGGACAGCGGCAAGACCAAGCAGGAGAACGCGGTCAAGGAGCTCAACGCCCTCTCCGCCTCCTACGCCGATCTGGGGAAGCAGTCCGACGCGCTGAACACGAAGGACCAGGCGAAGTTCGCGGACGGTCTCGACGGTGTCGCCAAGCAGCTGGAGAAGCTCAGCAAGACCGGGACCGACGCCCTGAAGGAGCTCGAAGCGGGCGACGTCGGCAAGGCGATGGCCAAGCAGGTGAGCTGCAAGTCCGCCTCCGCGTCCGCCTCGCCGGCGACCACCCAGGGCTGA
- a CDS encoding sodium-translocating pyrophosphatase → MAGLSTPHQFDHPTTFASAVLTNDNRLIVMVIGAVALAALAVAGVLVRQVLAAGEGTDSMKKIATAIQEGANAYLGRQMRTLGVFAVVVFFLLMLLPADDWNQRAGRSIFFLIGAAFSATTGYIGMWLAVRSNVRVAAAAREATPAEGEPEKDLTAVSHKAMKIAFRTGGVVGMFTVGLGLLGASCVVLVYAADAPKVLEGFGLGAALIAMFMRVGGGIFTKAADVGADLVGKVEQGIPEDDPRNAATIADNVGDNVGDCAGMAADLFESYAVTLVAALILGKAAFGDAGLAFPLIVPAIGVLTAMVGIFAVAPRRSDRSGMSAINRGFFISAVISLVLVAAAVFVYLPGKYADLDGVTDAAIRAKDGDPRILAVVAVAIGIVLAALIQQLTGYFTETTRRPVRDIGKSSLTGAATVVLAGISIGLESAVYTALLIGLGVYGAFLLGGTSIILALFAVALAGTGLLTTVGVIVAMDTFGPVSDNAQGIAEMSGDVAGAGAQVLTDLDAVGNTTKAITKGIAIATAVLAASALFGSYRDAILTAANDVGEKVSGPGAPLNLMMDISQPNNLVGLIAGAAVVFLFSGLAINAVSRSAGAVVYEVRRQFREHPGIMDYTEKPEYGRVVDICTKDALRELATPGLLAVLAPIAIGFTLGVGALGSYLAGAIGTGTLMAVFLANSGGAWDNAKKLVEDGHHGGKGSEAHAATVIGDTVGDPFKDTAGPAINPLLKVMNLVALLIAPAVVKFSYGDDKNLGMRILIAVLSILVIVGAVYISKRRGIAVGDEDNAERVSKSHDAAVVS, encoded by the coding sequence ATGGCGGGGCTTTCTACCCCTCATCAGTTTGACCATCCCACAACCTTCGCATCCGCAGTACTGACCAATGACAATCGCTTGATCGTGATGGTCATCGGTGCCGTGGCCCTGGCGGCCCTGGCGGTCGCCGGGGTGCTGGTACGGCAAGTGCTCGCGGCAGGCGAGGGCACCGACAGCATGAAGAAGATCGCGACGGCCATCCAGGAAGGCGCGAACGCCTACCTGGGACGGCAGATGCGCACGCTCGGTGTATTCGCCGTCGTGGTGTTCTTCCTGCTCATGCTGCTGCCCGCGGACGACTGGAATCAGCGCGCCGGACGATCGATCTTCTTCTTGATCGGCGCGGCGTTCTCGGCGACCACCGGTTATATCGGTATGTGGCTCGCCGTACGCAGCAACGTCCGCGTGGCCGCCGCGGCAAGGGAAGCGACTCCGGCCGAGGGTGAACCCGAAAAGGATCTCACCGCCGTCTCGCACAAAGCCATGAAGATCGCTTTTCGTACCGGCGGCGTCGTCGGCATGTTCACGGTGGGGCTCGGTCTGCTGGGCGCCTCCTGTGTGGTGCTGGTGTACGCGGCCGACGCGCCGAAGGTCCTGGAGGGCTTTGGTCTCGGCGCGGCGCTGATCGCCATGTTCATGCGTGTCGGCGGCGGCATCTTCACCAAGGCCGCCGACGTCGGCGCCGACCTGGTCGGCAAGGTCGAGCAGGGCATTCCGGAGGACGATCCGCGCAATGCCGCGACCATCGCTGACAACGTGGGCGACAACGTCGGCGACTGCGCCGGCATGGCCGCGGACCTCTTCGAGTCGTACGCCGTCACGCTCGTCGCCGCGCTGATCCTCGGCAAGGCGGCGTTCGGCGACGCCGGGCTCGCCTTCCCGCTGATCGTGCCCGCGATCGGCGTCCTCACCGCGATGGTCGGCATCTTCGCGGTGGCACCCCGGCGCTCCGACCGCAGCGGCATGTCCGCGATCAACCGCGGCTTCTTCATCTCCGCGGTGATCTCGTTGGTGCTGGTGGCGGCGGCCGTCTTCGTCTACCTGCCGGGGAAGTACGCCGACCTCGACGGCGTCACGGACGCGGCGATCAGGGCCAAGGACGGCGACCCGCGGATCCTCGCGGTCGTCGCGGTGGCCATCGGCATCGTGCTCGCCGCCCTCATTCAGCAGCTGACCGGCTACTTCACCGAGACCACCCGTCGTCCCGTACGGGACATCGGCAAGAGCTCGCTCACCGGCGCGGCCACCGTCGTCCTGGCCGGTATCTCCATCGGTCTGGAATCGGCCGTCTACACCGCCCTGCTGATCGGCCTCGGTGTCTACGGGGCCTTCCTGCTCGGCGGTACGTCGATCATCCTGGCGCTGTTCGCGGTGGCGCTCGCCGGAACCGGTCTGCTCACCACGGTCGGCGTCATCGTCGCCATGGACACCTTCGGTCCGGTCTCCGACAACGCGCAGGGCATCGCCGAGATGTCCGGCGACGTGGCGGGCGCGGGTGCCCAGGTGCTCACCGACCTGGACGCCGTGGGCAACACCACCAAGGCCATCACCAAGGGCATCGCCATCGCCACGGCCGTCCTCGCGGCCTCGGCGCTCTTCGGCTCGTACCGGGACGCGATCCTCACGGCCGCGAACGACGTGGGCGAGAAGGTCTCCGGGCCCGGCGCGCCGCTGAACCTGATGATGGACATCTCGCAGCCCAACAACCTGGTGGGCCTGATCGCGGGCGCGGCGGTCGTCTTCCTGTTCTCGGGGTTGGCGATCAACGCTGTCTCACGGTCCGCGGGGGCCGTGGTCTACGAGGTGCGGCGGCAGTTCCGCGAGCACCCCGGGATCATGGACTACACCGAGAAGCCGGAGTACGGGCGGGTCGTCGACATCTGCACCAAGGACGCCCTGCGGGAGTTGGCCACTCCGGGTCTGCTCGCCGTCCTGGCGCCCATCGCCATCGGCTTCACGCTCGGCGTCGGCGCGCTCGGTTCGTATCTGGCGGGCGCGATCGGCACCGGCACGCTGATGGCGGTCTTCCTCGCCAACTCCGGAGGTGCGTGGGACAACGCGAAGAAACTCGTCGAGGACGGCCACCACGGCGGCAAGGGCAGCGAGGCCCATGCCGCCACGGTGATCGGCGACACCGTCGGCGACCCCTTCAAGGACACCGCGGGCCCCGCGATCAACCCGCTCCTCAAGGTGATGAACCTGGTGGCGCTGCTGATCGCACCCGCGGTCGTGAAGTTCTCGTACGGCGACGACAAGAACCTCGGTATGCGCATCCTGATCGCGGTGCTCTCGATCCTCGTGATCGTGGGCGCGGTGTATATCTCCAAGCGGCGCGGGATCGCCGTGGGTGACGAAGACAACGCGGAACGAGTGTCCAAGTCTCACGACGCCGCGGTGGTTTCGTAG
- a CDS encoding ATP-binding protein, with protein sequence MATVELRFSALPEHVRTARLVAAAVARRAGVDEAVLDEVRLAVGEACTRAVGLHQSNGISAPVQVKLIEEEKQFSIEVGDEAPRSAPGETAPGASGDPDMDAEEDEMGLAVISGLVDDVEVIAGEHGGLIKMSWPTTPPAALVP encoded by the coding sequence ATGGCCACCGTTGAACTCCGCTTCAGCGCGCTGCCCGAGCACGTCAGGACCGCCCGACTGGTGGCGGCGGCGGTGGCGCGCAGGGCCGGAGTGGACGAGGCCGTCCTCGACGAGGTCAGACTCGCCGTCGGCGAGGCCTGTACTCGTGCCGTCGGACTGCACCAGAGCAACGGCATCTCGGCGCCGGTGCAGGTGAAGCTGATCGAGGAGGAGAAGCAGTTCTCCATCGAGGTCGGCGACGAGGCGCCGCGTTCGGCGCCCGGTGAGACGGCGCCCGGTGCCTCGGGTGATCCGGACATGGATGCCGAGGAGGACGAGATGGGCCTCGCGGTCATCAGTGGCCTCGTCGACGATGTCGAAGTCATCGCCGGCGAGCACGGTGGACTGATCAAGATGAGCTGGCCGACCACGCCGCCGGCCGCGCTCGTTCCCTGA
- the bldG gene encoding anti-sigma factor antagonist BldG, whose product MDLSLSTRTVGDRTVVEVGGEIDVYTAPKLREQLVELVNDGNFHLVVDMEGVDFLDSTGLGVLVGGLKRVRAHEGSLRLVCNQERILKIFRITGLTKVFPIHTSVEEAVAATD is encoded by the coding sequence GTGGACCTGTCCCTGTCGACCCGTACCGTCGGCGATCGTACGGTCGTCGAGGTCGGTGGCGAAATCGATGTATATACCGCGCCCAAGCTGCGCGAGCAGCTGGTCGAGCTGGTGAACGACGGCAATTTTCACCTTGTCGTCGACATGGAGGGCGTGGACTTCCTCGACTCCACCGGGCTCGGCGTGCTGGTGGGCGGCCTGAAGCGTGTGCGTGCCCATGAGGGCTCGCTGCGACTGGTCTGCAACCAGGAGCGCATTCTGAAGATCTTCCGCATCACCGGTCTCACCAAGGTGTTCCCCATCCACACCTCGGTCGAGGAAGCGGTAGCGGCCACCGACTGA
- a CDS encoding DEAD/DEAH box helicase, whose protein sequence is MAFNHLPAGVHDALAPLSVTPVTHSVPMAKNHRSDRPSTDTASRPDPGTVLDRLASGPSRASRITHTEHLPPRAGRHAVWPDRIRPEVIAAVQAAGIEHPWAHQALAAEHALDGDSVIVATGTASGKSLAYLTPVLTALLDGSEAPNGRGATALYLAPTKALAADQRRSVKELSQPLGNAVRPAVYDGDTPFEEREWVRQYANYVLTNPDMLHRGILPSHPRWSSFLRALKYVVIDEVHTYRGVFGSHVAQVLRRLRRLCARYGSSPVFLLASATAAEPSVAARRLTGLPVVEIADDASPRGELVFALWEPPLTELHGEKGAPVRRTATAETADLLTDLTLQGVRSVAFVRSRRGAELIAVIAQERLAEIDRSLARRVAAYRGGYLPEERRALERALHSGELLGLAATTALELGVDVSGLDAVVIAGYPGTRASLWQQAGRAGRSGQGALAVLVARDDPLDTFLVHHPEALFDQPVESTVLDPDNPYVLAPHLCAAASEIPLTEEDLELFGPAAADLLPQLEAAKLLRRRTTAWHWTRRERAADLTDIRGEGGSPVQIVEAGTGRLLGTVDAGSAHTTVHEGAVHLHQGRTYLVKHLDLEDSVALVEEANPPYSTVARDTTSISVLETDTEVPWGEGRLCYGSVEVTNQVVSFLRRRVITGEVLGESKLDLPPRTLRTRAVWWTVTEDQLDAARISPEILGGALHAAEHASIGMLPLFATCDRWDIGGVSIPLHPDTLLPTVFVYDGHPGGAGFAERAFHTARAWLTATWQAIASCECEAGCPSCIQSPKCGNGNEPLHKRGAVRLLTELLRGAPEG, encoded by the coding sequence ATGGCATTCAATCACTTACCGGCAGGCGTGCACGACGCCTTGGCCCCATTGTCCGTCACGCCAGTGACACACTCGGTGCCGATGGCCAAGAATCACCGATCCGATCGACCCTCGACGGACACCGCTTCCCGCCCCGATCCGGGCACGGTCCTTGACCGGCTCGCCTCGGGGCCGAGCCGGGCTTCGCGCATCACTCATACGGAGCACTTGCCCCCGCGGGCGGGTCGCCATGCAGTGTGGCCCGACCGGATCCGTCCGGAGGTCATCGCCGCGGTGCAGGCCGCGGGCATCGAGCACCCGTGGGCCCACCAGGCACTGGCCGCCGAGCACGCCCTGGACGGCGACTCCGTGATCGTCGCCACCGGCACCGCCTCGGGAAAGTCCCTGGCGTACCTCACACCGGTCCTGACGGCCCTCCTGGACGGCTCCGAGGCTCCGAACGGCCGGGGGGCCACCGCGCTCTATCTGGCCCCCACAAAGGCCCTTGCAGCCGATCAGCGCCGGTCGGTGAAGGAACTTTCACAACCTTTGGGCAATGCGGTTCGCCCAGCCGTGTACGACGGCGATACTCCGTTCGAGGAACGCGAGTGGGTACGGCAGTACGCCAACTACGTCCTGACCAACCCCGACATGCTGCACCGCGGGATATTGCCCTCCCACCCCCGCTGGTCCTCCTTCCTCCGCGCCCTGAAGTACGTCGTCATCGACGAGGTCCACACGTACCGCGGCGTCTTCGGCTCCCACGTGGCCCAGGTACTGCGCAGGCTGCGCCGTCTGTGCGCCCGCTACGGCTCCTCCCCGGTCTTCCTGCTGGCCTCCGCGACCGCCGCGGAGCCCTCGGTCGCCGCCCGTCGGCTGACCGGCCTCCCGGTCGTCGAGATCGCCGACGACGCCTCCCCTCGCGGCGAACTCGTGTTCGCCCTCTGGGAGCCCCCGCTCACCGAGCTGCACGGCGAGAAGGGAGCACCCGTTCGGCGTACCGCCACCGCCGAGACGGCCGACCTCCTCACCGATCTGACCCTCCAGGGCGTGCGCTCCGTCGCCTTCGTACGGTCCCGCCGCGGCGCCGAGCTGATCGCGGTGATCGCCCAGGAGCGTCTCGCCGAGATCGACCGCTCACTGGCCCGGCGCGTGGCCGCCTACCGCGGCGGCTACCTCCCCGAGGAACGTCGCGCTCTGGAGCGCGCCCTGCACTCCGGCGAACTCCTCGGCCTCGCCGCCACCACCGCCCTCGAACTCGGCGTCGACGTCTCCGGCCTGGACGCCGTCGTCATCGCCGGCTACCCGGGCACCCGGGCCTCCCTGTGGCAGCAGGCGGGCCGCGCCGGCCGCTCGGGGCAGGGCGCACTCGCCGTCCTCGTCGCCCGCGACGACCCGCTGGACACGTTCCTCGTGCACCACCCTGAGGCCCTGTTCGACCAGCCGGTGGAATCCACCGTCCTCGACCCCGACAACCCGTACGTCCTCGCTCCGCACCTGTGCGCCGCCGCCTCCGAGATCCCCCTCACCGAAGAGGATCTGGAGCTCTTCGGCCCGGCCGCCGCGGATCTGCTGCCACAGCTGGAGGCCGCGAAGCTGCTGCGCCGGCGGACGACGGCGTGGCACTGGACCCGTCGGGAGCGCGCCGCCGACCTGACCGACATCCGCGGCGAGGGCGGCAGTCCGGTACAGATCGTCGAGGCCGGGACCGGGCGCCTGCTCGGCACGGTCGACGCGGGCTCCGCGCACACCACGGTCCACGAGGGCGCGGTCCACCTCCACCAGGGCCGTACGTACCTGGTGAAGCACCTGGACCTGGAGGACTCCGTCGCCCTGGTGGAGGAGGCCAACCCGCCGTATTCAACGGTCGCCCGCGACACGACGTCCATCTCCGTCCTGGAGACGGACACCGAAGTCCCCTGGGGCGAAGGCCGGTTGTGCTACGGCTCCGTCGAAGTCACCAACCAGGTGGTCTCCTTCCTGCGTCGTCGTGTCATCACCGGTGAAGTGCTGGGCGAGTCGAAACTCGACCTCCCTCCTCGTACGCTCCGCACGCGCGCGGTGTGGTGGACGGTCACCGAGGACCAGCTGGACGCGGCCCGGATCAGCCCGGAGATCCTCGGCGGCGCCCTGCACGCCGCCGAGCACGCGTCGATCGGCATGCTCCCGCTGTTCGCCACCTGCGACCGGTGGGACATCGGCGGCGTGTCCATCCCGCTGCACCCGGACACGCTCCTGCCCACGGTCTTCGTCTACGACGGCCACCCGGGCGGCGCGGGCTTCGCGGAGCGCGCCTTCCACACCGCCCGCGCCTGGCTCACCGCCACCTGGCAGGCCATCGCATCCTGCGAGTGCGAGGCCGGCTGCCCGTCCTGCATCCAGTCCCCCAAGTGCGGCAACGGGAACGAGCCGCTGCACAAACGGGGCGCTGTGCGGCTGCTCACGGAGCTGCTGCGGGGGGCGCCGGAGGGCTAG
- a CDS encoding Rv3654c family TadE-like protein: MRVWSRGHVARTAAGSRRHTYRTRCSDRGSATVWTVGAIAVLCVVFGAVLAMGQAVVVRHRAAGAADLAALAAADHWSDGDTAACAQADRVARAQRARLVRCAVEGEVSDVTAASGAGPFDVEVRSRAGPARPQEPGPSPPAPPAAAP; this comes from the coding sequence ATGAGGGTCTGGAGCCGCGGTCACGTCGCGCGGACGGCCGCTGGGAGCAGACGGCACACCTACCGGACCCGTTGCTCGGACAGAGGATCGGCCACCGTCTGGACCGTCGGGGCGATCGCCGTGCTGTGTGTCGTGTTCGGGGCCGTCCTGGCCATGGGACAGGCGGTCGTGGTCCGGCACCGCGCGGCGGGGGCGGCCGACCTGGCCGCGCTCGCCGCGGCGGACCACTGGTCGGACGGCGACACCGCGGCCTGCGCCCAGGCGGACCGGGTGGCGCGGGCCCAGCGGGCCCGGCTGGTGCGGTGCGCCGTGGAGGGCGAGGTCTCGGACGTCACGGCCGCGTCGGGCGCCGGACCCTTCGACGTGGAGGTCAGGTCCAGAGCCGGTCCCGCGAGACCACAGGAGCCGGGGCCTAGCCCTCCGGCGCCCCCCGCAGCAGCTCCGTGA